The Rhododendron vialii isolate Sample 1 chromosome 6a, ASM3025357v1 genome includes a window with the following:
- the LOC131329396 gene encoding protein NODULATION SIGNALING PATHWAY 2, whose amino-acid sequence MAMVVDQTVAELELSGYSTTTTTTTTIDDEHGCNWNDWSPMVDWDAISGSHDDFHDLVKSMMDDNVAVLHHDHHHEAAAINAYTVVEEAETSGGDDSKGLRSVHLLMAAAEALTGVNKSRDLARVILVRLKELVSPSNGSNMERLAARFAEALLGSLEGSAGGVHSKHMLTSSTDDYHPTDAVAAFQLLQDMSPYIKFGHFTANQAILEAVAHDRRVHIVDYDIMEGIQWASLMQALVSRKDGPPAPHLRITAVTRGGGSGRQSSIGTVQETGRRLTAFAASIGQPFSFHQCRLDLEHEAFRPSALKLVRGEALLFNCMLHLPHFNHRAPESVTSFLNGAKVLNPRLVTLVEEEVGPTGDRGFVNRFMDLLHHYSALYDSLETGFSMQGRARALVERVFLSQRISGSLAGLYRSHGEEESCSWGEWLAMEGFRPLSVSFANHCQAKLLLGLFNDGYRVEELGNNRLVLGWKSRRLLSASIWTNSDSDL is encoded by the coding sequence ATGGCCATGGTGGTGGATCAAACCGTCGCCGAACTTGAATTATCCGGCTATagcaccaccactaccaccaccacaacgatAGATGACGAACACGGCTGCAACTGGAACGATTGGTCCCCCATGGTGGACTGGGACGCGATTTCCGGCAGCCATGATGACTTCCACGACCTCGTCAAATCCATGATGGACGACAACGTCGCAGTGCTCCATCACGACCACCACCACGAAGCTGCCGCAATCAACGCCTACACAGTAGTCGAGGAGGCGGAGACGAGCGGCGGCGATGATTCGAAAGGGCTGAGGTCAGTCCACCTCTTGATGGCTGCCGCCGAGGCCCTGACCGGGGTCAACAAGAGCCGTGATCTGGCCCGGGTGATATTGGTTCGGCTCAAGGAGTTGGTGTCCCCATCCAACGGCTCAAACATGGAGCGGCTCGCGGCGCGTTTTGCCGAGGCCTTGCTAGGATCGCTAGAAGGCTCCGCCGGTGGGGTGCACAGTAAGCACATGTTAACAAGCAGTACTGATGATTACCATCCGACGGATGCGGTCGCAGCGTTTCAGCTGTTACAGGACATGTCGCCATATATCAAGTTCGGACACTTCACGGCCAATCAAGCGATTTTAGAAGCTGTCGCCCACGACAGGAGGGTTCACATAGTTGACTATGATATCATGGAAGGGATCCAGTGGGCTTCACTGATGCAAGCTTTGGTGTCAAGGAAGGATGGCCCACCGGCCCCACACCTCAGGATCACGGCCGTGACGAGAGGCGGCGGGAGCGGCCGCCAATCATCCATCGGGACCGTCCAGGAGACCGGTCGTCGCCTGACTGCGTTTGCCGCGTCCATCGGTCAACCGTTCTCTTTCCATCAATGTCGGTTGGACCTGGAGCACGAAGCGTTTCGGCCGTCGGCTTTGAAGTTGGTTAGAGGGGAGGCTTTGTTGTTCAATTGCATGTTACACCTGCCCCACTTCAATCACCGGGCGCCCGAATCGGTCACTTCCTTTTTAAACGGAGCCAAGGTCTTGAACCCGAGACTAGTGACCctggtggaggaggaggtgggACCCACAGGCGACCGCGGTTTTGTGAACCGGTTTATGGACTTGTTGCATCATTATTCGGCACTCTACGACTCGCTCGAGACCGGATTCTCGATGCAGGGCCGGGCTCGGGCGTTGGTGGAGCGGGTGTTCTTGAGCCAACGAATATCGGGGTCATTAGCTGGCCTATATCGTTCGCATGGGGAGGAGGAGAGCTGCTCATGGGGGGAGTGGTTGGCTATGGAGGGGTTCCGGCCACTTAGCGTGAGCTTCGCCAATCATTGTCAAGCAAAGTTGTTGTTGGGGCTATTCAATGATGGATATAGGGTGGAGGAATTAGGTAACAACAGGCTCGTTTTAGGGTGGAAGTCCAGGCGCCTTCTTTCGGCTTCGATTTGGACCAACTCAGATTCTGATTTGTAA